aaaataacaaataataatataacattgaAACTCATATTGTTAACTTTCATTTCATAACAATTGAGTTGTTATCAGTAGCAACTCACCActctacttttaaaaacattgctaGCTTTGACTTTTTCTTCTAGTAAACCCACATCAGATTTTGTTAGGCATCTTTCAAAAATGGGCTCCGTAGATAAAGAACTAGTGCTCACTGTTGATGTAGACTGCTGTAGAAATAACTTATCTATctacaaaatgtaaaaaaatcttgaattaattatttttaacattacacACCAAATGCAAAGCCCCTCTAAAtccaaaatttaaacattgaatAGAATATCGAATCAATTATACTGTATATTTGCAAATTGAATTGAGTCttgaatcttaaaaaagaacaatttttaaactaatctttttttaaaataagatgtCACTGTATGAGATTGGAGACTTAGAGCAGGTATTTACTGCTCCCCTTCCCCCTTCTATTATAAGACCTTACTTTATAAATTGCAGTATAGTAATTATTcattgtcataaaaaaatattatctcttatgataatattttacagAATACATATTATGTTTATTCTATAAGAATGAAATTATCTTGATTTCAATAcatggatttttaaaattgcttctCAAATCACTTTtctgatttgattcaaaattttgaaaatttgtggGGGCCTTATGTAATCcttgatattaaaataaaaagcaacagTAGTatctttttatctatttttgccATCCAACTCAatgcaactttttgaaaatcttaaaaaaaaaatgtagtaaaataaataatatttattattatttatgtaaaatattttgtaaaaaattaccCATGAAAAATTAcctaaatggaaaaaataaataaaactttgattaaCATGTTGAAATGtacattcttaaaaattaaatttacccTGGCAAGACAAATGTGTTTCTCTGCTATcctctttatttaaaacacaatttttaaagCCATTTTCTACCTAGGTATAGataaattatacatataaaaattaaacaaaatttttaaacatatagtgatttttatttaaacttgtcaacaaacatatatttataaaatatttgtcaacAAAATTATATTCTATAACATATAGTTCtgatttctattaatttttttactgcacACGCACACAGATTTTAATTAGAACAAAAGCAACattaggactttttttttaccaatatattTGAAGACAACATCATTTTTCCTTGAGATAGATTAGTTTCTTTCGAGAAATCAATGTTATTATCAGCAACTGAAAAGCTTGCTATTTCACTGTGTAAATGGGGAGTTGATATCgatttaaaaacatctataattcagtaaaaaaataagcatgCTTATTTTAACAAACcgttattttacttttacaaaaatagttAACCTGCTATATTTGAAATCATGTTAGATGTTCTTTGGCTATTTGAACTATCAAAATAATGTCTTCCATATAGTTCTTCATCACCAACCACATTATCTTCATCACTTTCACAGAATTTCATTGCCGTCATTCTcctttaatataaactttactttttaaacaaaaaaaagtgcatGATTTCTGTAATtctttattgcaaaatttattaaaaaataattttagtaaaatttacttTCGCTTTGTCCCTTTTTTCTCTTCAGTGTCAGTTTCAATATTTGAAGTATCTGCTGCTTTTTCTAAGCATAACCGATCTTCTTCATAAAAATCTAAACACAAATCTATGTACGTAAAATCATTTATCAATACCTAATGAAAATGTAATTGAAATGTTTGCGGCAAAAGCAAGCTATGAGAACGGGGTACAGTTGGTGCACCgcataaaaattaatgaattttaatgaaaaacccatgaaaattaatgaattttttagtttttaaaaaacactaaaagttttaaaaaaaaactagaagtttttaaaaaaaattaaaaaaattgttaaaaaaacttttttttttaaggagtccaaaataaaaattaaaaaaactttttttaatcattggAAATCTTCTTTAAACATTCTAAAGACCTTCAGaaagtataatataaacaaatgccCGTTGGAATATTGGATTTAAAATAAGTGATATTAAATGAGAGAATAGTCATATTGTAAAGGGGGGCGCAAAATAAATTTGCACCAGCACATGTTTATCCTCTCCAGTGCCCTGGTCAAAACATACAGTTCAGTAtctaattcaattattttacatttttttatagtaatatgCAAACCTGTAGTGTATAAAATCCTAGCTGGGTATATCTTCCAATCAGAGGTTGGAGCCTGCAAGGTAGTGACAGCTTTACGAATTACAGCAGAACTTTTAAATGGCGGCCAGAAGCATTTCCCATCATTTTTCATCCAACTTTTAGCAATCACTTCcacttctttaatttttccatttaaaaattcaacaatgACAAATGACATTTCAATATTCTGGTGCAATTTAATTCTAAACAATCTTATAtaagttacaaaataaaattaaaaatacattagagattaaaacaataaactttgtaaaaggctttttaaatttattaatgtaaaacaccagcgtaaatattttattatttctataaacaTACCAGGTATttgtttcacaaaaaaaaaatttaaattaaaatgcattaaactcactttaaaattattcaatgaacatatatttgacaaatttataacaaattttacaaaatgacACATGCAAAgacattctttaaaaattgatgGTCTGCAAGTATAatcaaaatttgtgtttttaattcaagaaaTCAGTGATCATAAGCAATACCACAATGCTTAAGTAGAAAAAAAGCATAATCACCTTTTTGAACAGGTATCATCAAGccttttttcaaaagttcttttttttttcagaaaaattgtttttaggttGGCTAATGAATTTTCATAACAAACGTCTAAATATGATGTTTCAAAACAATCAGGAAAAAACTTTCGAGCTGAATGAGGATTTAGTGCCTAGCATTTTACAAGATCTACCAAACCTCTTCTCctaaaataaaccttttttctcTCATCTAGTTGATTCAGTATTTGGGCAACAGTCTGATGTGATTTTCgcaccatttttttaatttgacccaaaaagttttcaaaaggaaaacctgATAGATGATCAAGACTATCACCAAAGTTAACACAATCATCAGCTAAATGAATCATGCTATAAGTATTGTATGTTACAAGGATCTCCCCATACAAAATTTGTACTTCTCTAACGAACCATATAAGCAACTGTTTAGCATATGCCACTAACAATTCATTTTTCACCATTTTATCTGAAAGCAGTATGTGCATAGCAATTGAAAGAGAAATAAATAAGACAtagttagttttatttatttttccttttaaaacaaCAGGTCCAGCATAAAGCAGAAAGAATCGAAACTCTGTTGCTTTCCACTTCTCAAGTTCATTTAAAGAGCGTGGTCTACGTTGAAAATTGGATGGTGTATAACTTCGTAAATTTATGAGTTCATTTGAAATACTGTCTTTAACAGATTGACTTATTATAATACATCAGGGACCTTTACACCAGTTTATTAGAAGTTTTTTAACTACCCCGAGACATATAAGGTACATATAGTCCAATGGGAATCCAGTTACCATTGGGAAATTTAACTGAACAAGCAGAGAAAGACTCTCAAGTTGATGACCTTCttctttatacaaattatttttaaaagccaTGTCAGTACAAAGTAAAGCAGTTGTTTCCAATAATCTTACACCATGTTCTTGTGTGCCAACTGCCATACATCTTTCACAGCTATAGTAGCCACTATGCCCTATAATGCATTAAACAAATGCTCTTGCAGGCGCATCACAAACAAAAGCTTTAATAGTCACCTGCAGCTGTTTATATCcattaatttgcaattttttcatttcaagaataaaatctttaaagtaCTCATCCAAATTGTTTGGTTTTCCCTGACCATACCAAATTGCAACAGCATATGGTCCTTTTCTGTTAATTGTAATTAGTGTAGGCCAAATGGAAGTCTTTTTACTATTGTACATAGGTGCACCATCAATACTTACAATTATATCAAGCTTTTCCTTATTTCCAATTGTTGATATATAATGATCAATTGCACTTTCAACTCGAAGATATATATAATTGCCTCCACTGACatataaaacattaactttttaaagagatttttgTAATGTCTGCCTGCATTTTGGTATAGATggaaatttatttaagtaaaataaaagtgcatttAAAGCATCATCTTTTATACAGTATTTTAATGACCActcatataaaaaatcttttgttgaaGTTAGAGTATCAATACTACTGCATAAACTATTTTCAACTGCAATGTTGTCAACATCAACATAATTAGATTCAACtttacttaaacaaaatttattttcaggcGAAGTGATTGAAAACATCAATATATCGCTGTGCACATCTTCAGAAACTACATTACTGTGCATATCttcagaaatttcaaaaatcttttgaatGTCTGAATCTAGATGCATGCAATTTCCTCTACCAACAATATTGCACTCTTCAAGAagatattttattcttttttcagaATCTCGTTTTCTTTCATAAATTCTCTCATGTATAGGCTTCTGTCACGTTTAGGCATTATTATCTTTATCTTATTACatcacaaaagaaaaaaaagaaaagaattattattcttatacagaaaaaaccaatttaaattgcattttgTACTATATGATTTAAGTTTGCAGTCAGAATTTATCAGGTAAATACTTGCAGTCATAAACATTACTAATTTGCTATGATAAtagtattgttattataatatgcATTAATAAGCCAAATTGCTGCTAAATTGAGACTTTTgcatgttaaattttaaaaaattttatattacgaTGTTTTATTATccttaaatagttaaaaaactaccCTAATTTCATTAGGATAATCTTTATTCAAGAACtgaaaatataattacttaataaaatatatgtttttcaataaagtttatattcattTCATACcgtaatataattaaaatttgaacaaacgTTTTATTACCaccaaaaataactaaaaaaacccCAGCAGAACATGCTGTTTGTTCAGCAAATTACTGTTA
This genomic interval from Hydra vulgaris chromosome 01, alternate assembly HydraT2T_AEP contains the following:
- the LOC136075156 gene encoding uncharacterized protein LOC136075156 isoform X1, with product MSFVIVEFLNGKIKEVEVIAKSWMKNDGKCFWPPFKSSAVIRKAVTTLQAPTSDWKIYPARILYTTDFYEEDRLCLEKAADTSNIETDTEEKKGTKRKRMTAMKFCESDEDNVVGDEELYGRHYFDSSNSQRTSNMISNIADVFKSISTPHLHSEIASFSVADNNIDFSKETNLSQGKMMLSSNILVENGFKNCVLNKEDSRETHLSCQDFQKVALSWMAKIDKKIDKLFLQQSTSTVSTSSLSTEPIFERCLTKSDVGLLEEKVKASNVFKSRVMNSLSRCGGNTPYKSAFAIGKLLMSEDAGACFNVSGGSLKISFKTYILYHMIVDAITRQHHDAKICECHSGISEFLRQ
- the LOC136075156 gene encoding uncharacterized protein LOC136075156 isoform X2; the protein is MSFVIVEFLNGKIKEVEVIAKSWMKNDGKCFWPPFKSSAVIRKAVTTLQAPTSDWKIYPARILYTTDFYEEDRLCLEKAADTSNIETDTEEKKGTKRKRMTAMKFCESDEDNVVGDEELYGRHYFDSSNSQRTSNMISNIADVFKSISTPHLHSEIASFSVADNNIDFSKETNLSQGKMMLSSNILVENGFKNCVLNKEDSRETHLSCQDFQKVALSWMAKIDKKIDKLFLQQSTSTVSTSSLSTEPIFERCLTKSDVGLLEEKVKASNVFKSRVSLWR